In Paraburkholderia phenazinium, one DNA window encodes the following:
- a CDS encoding YadA-like family protein has translation MNKSYKSVWNETTGTYVAASETAKGRGKSSRNQKALIAALLAAGVGFGTAVKSEAAATPNSFAVGILGTNPGDTDCISSADGAQVTTNGDCDAASQQAGIVSYDGSGAAGAYFTATDPNTAHIGAGGIDQLRITNKGLFVLNGLDMGGFKITNLAPGDVSASSTDAVNGSDLYGLAASAAAALGGESSVTANGAISAPSYLVGGTTVHNVGAAITNLDGRVTTSATDISSLQTTVSNITNGMGVANSAYFKVAGSNNGSDNASIVSTPHAIAIGSGAKVTSDYDGAIAIGANASTSFNGYFGSLALGAGATANSGIAIGYQSSATAGYAVALGRGAVANGFGAIALGGGASAIAGSVALGQSSVADRARTVSVGVSGATRQIVNVTAGTQATDAINYAQLQAAGLKVDTSGNATNSFVAYDDTTMGKVTLGGESGTTLTNLAAGEVSASSKDAVSGSQLYATNQSVAQNAAAIAQNSSDIAQNATDVSNLDTRVTTVEGSVSNLTNQINSGAVGLVQQDQTSGALTVASSTGGSSVDFTGTEGARELLGVAAGTTNNSAVNLGQLSPVVSSLGGGAQVNSDGSITGPTYHVQGGTQTTVGGALDTLDSGLSSLQTQISNGSIGIVTQDPTSRDLLVGASMDGLRVNMAGAKGNRVVTGVAAGTVGVESVDAVNGSQLYANAASTAAALGGGSSANADGTVSAPSYSVGGTTVYNVGAAITNIDGRVTQNTSDIASLQNTVGTMSGSVANAVSYDSSAHNQVTLGGSTSAAAVKLTNVQAGELSATSTDAVNGAQLWDTNQQLSNLTQSMQNQQQTGNSSMSVNNTSDPAPSATGSGAIAIGGGAQASGDNSVAIGAGSVADQANTVSVGSQGNERRITNVAPGQAPTDAVNLGQMQSAIGDTARAAYGGIAAATALTMIPEVDPGKTVAVGMAGATYKGYQAAAVGASARITQNLKIKIGAGVSGNETTVGAGASYQW, from the coding sequence ATGAACAAGTCATACAAGAGCGTATGGAACGAAACTACCGGAACGTACGTGGCCGCATCGGAAACGGCGAAGGGCCGCGGCAAGTCGAGCAGGAACCAGAAGGCGCTGATTGCGGCGCTGCTGGCAGCCGGGGTGGGGTTCGGCACGGCGGTAAAGTCTGAAGCGGCTGCGACGCCCAACTCTTTCGCCGTTGGCATCCTGGGGACGAATCCGGGTGACACGGACTGCATCTCTTCCGCGGACGGCGCGCAGGTGACCACGAATGGCGACTGCGACGCTGCGTCACAGCAGGCCGGGATTGTTTCCTACGACGGCAGCGGTGCAGCAGGCGCGTATTTCACGGCGACCGATCCCAATACCGCCCATATTGGTGCCGGTGGCATCGACCAGTTGAGGATCACGAATAAAGGTTTGTTCGTGCTGAACGGGCTCGATATGGGCGGCTTCAAAATCACTAACCTGGCACCGGGCGACGTATCGGCCTCGAGCACGGACGCGGTGAATGGTTCCGATCTGTATGGGCTCGCTGCGAGTGCTGCAGCGGCGCTCGGTGGCGAGTCGAGCGTGACGGCGAACGGTGCGATCTCGGCGCCGTCGTACCTCGTGGGCGGCACGACAGTACACAATGTCGGCGCGGCTATCACCAATCTCGACGGCCGGGTGACGACGAGCGCGACGGATATTAGCAGCTTGCAGACCACCGTCAGCAACATCACCAATGGCATGGGTGTCGCCAATTCTGCCTACTTTAAAGTGGCGGGCAGTAACAATGGTTCTGACAACGCGTCTATAGTCTCCACTCCTCACGCAATAGCGATTGGGTCTGGCGCAAAGGTTACCTCGGACTATGACGGTGCCATTGCCATCGGTGCCAATGCATCGACGTCATTTAACGGTTATTTCGGGAGCTTGGCACTCGGCGCAGGAGCTACAGCAAATTCGGGTATCGCAATCGGTTACCAGTCGAGTGCGACAGCCGGTTATGCGGTCGCTTTGGGACGCGGCGCAGTTGCAAACGGTTTCGGCGCGATCGCGTTGGGCGGTGGGGCGTCGGCCATTGCGGGCAGCGTCGCGCTTGGCCAGAGTTCGGTGGCCGACCGTGCCCGCACGGTTTCGGTCGGTGTATCCGGAGCGACGCGCCAGATCGTGAACGTGACGGCCGGTACGCAAGCCACCGACGCGATCAACTACGCGCAGTTGCAGGCGGCGGGTCTGAAGGTCGACACAAGCGGCAACGCAACGAACTCCTTCGTCGCGTACGACGATACGACGATGGGCAAGGTCACGCTGGGCGGCGAGTCGGGCACGACGCTGACTAACCTGGCAGCGGGTGAGGTGTCGGCCTCGAGCAAGGACGCGGTGAGCGGTTCGCAATTGTATGCGACCAACCAGAGCGTTGCACAGAACGCCGCTGCCATCGCGCAGAACAGCAGCGACATCGCTCAAAACGCCACCGACGTCTCGAACCTCGACACGCGCGTCACGACGGTTGAAGGCTCGGTGAGCAACCTGACTAACCAGATCAACTCGGGCGCCGTGGGCCTCGTGCAGCAGGACCAGACTTCGGGTGCATTGACGGTTGCCAGCAGCACGGGCGGCTCGAGCGTCGACTTCACCGGTACCGAAGGTGCGCGTGAACTGCTCGGCGTCGCTGCCGGTACGACGAACAACTCAGCGGTCAATCTCGGCCAGTTGAGCCCGGTTGTGTCGTCGCTCGGTGGCGGTGCGCAGGTCAACTCGGACGGTTCGATCACCGGCCCGACGTACCACGTGCAGGGCGGCACGCAGACCACGGTCGGCGGCGCGCTCGATACGCTCGACAGCGGTCTGTCGTCGCTGCAGACGCAGATCAGCAACGGCAGCATCGGTATCGTCACGCAGGATCCGACCTCGCGTGATCTGCTGGTCGGCGCATCAATGGATGGTCTGCGCGTCAACATGGCCGGTGCGAAGGGTAACCGCGTCGTGACGGGCGTGGCAGCCGGCACGGTTGGCGTAGAGAGCGTCGATGCGGTGAACGGCTCGCAGTTGTACGCGAACGCAGCCAGCACGGCTGCGGCGCTCGGCGGCGGTTCGAGCGCCAACGCGGACGGCACCGTTTCAGCGCCGAGCTATAGCGTCGGCGGGACGACGGTGTACAACGTGGGTGCAGCCATCACGAACATCGACGGTCGTGTTACGCAGAACACCTCCGACATCGCCAGCCTGCAAAACACGGTCGGCACGATGAGCGGTTCGGTGGCGAATGCGGTGTCATACGACTCGTCGGCGCACAACCAGGTGACTTTGGGTGGTTCGACCAGCGCCGCCGCCGTCAAGCTGACCAACGTGCAGGCCGGTGAGTTGTCGGCGACGAGCACGGATGCGGTGAACGGCGCGCAGTTGTGGGATACCAACCAGCAGTTGTCGAATCTGACGCAGTCGATGCAGAACCAGCAGCAGACCGGCAACAGTTCCATGTCGGTGAATAACACCAGCGACCCGGCGCCATCGGCCACGGGCAGCGGTGCGATCGCGATTGGCGGCGGCGCGCAGGCTAGCGGCGATAACTCGGTGGCGATCGGCGCAGGTTCGGTGGCCGATCAGGCGAACACGGTTTCGGTCGGCTCCCAAGGCAACGAGCGCCGCATCACCAACGTGGCGCCGGGTCAGGCGCCCACCGACGCGGTGAACCTTGGGCAGATGCAGTCCGCTATCGGCGATACCGCGCGTGCGGCCTATGGTGGCATCGCGGCGGCCACAGCGCTGACCATGATTCCGGAAGTCGATCCGGGCAAGACGGTGGCGGTCGGTATGGCCGGTGCAACCTACAAGGGTTATCAAGCCGCGGCAGTCGGTGCGTCTGCTCGAATCACGCAGAATCTGAAGATCAAGATCGGCGCCGGCGTGAGCGGCAATGAAACGACGGTCGGTGCGGGTGCGTCGTATCAATGGTAA
- a CDS encoding CopD family protein, protein MLWVKTFHIILIASWFAGLFYLPRIFVNLAMETEPAATARLLVMARKLYRFMTFIAFPALACGLWLWLVIGIGRGQGWMHAKLGVVVLLIAYHVYCGRLLATFERGENRRSHKWYRMFNELPVLGMLAAVALVVIKPF, encoded by the coding sequence ATGCTTTGGGTAAAAACGTTTCACATCATTCTGATTGCTTCCTGGTTTGCCGGTCTGTTCTATCTGCCGCGCATCTTCGTCAATCTGGCGATGGAAACGGAACCCGCTGCGACGGCGCGACTGCTCGTCATGGCTCGCAAGCTCTACCGCTTCATGACGTTTATCGCGTTTCCGGCGCTGGCGTGCGGGTTGTGGCTGTGGCTTGTGATCGGCATTGGGCGTGGGCAAGGTTGGATGCATGCGAAGCTGGGCGTGGTCGTGTTGCTGATCGCTTATCACGTCTATTGCGGGCGGTTGCTCGCGACGTTTGAACGTGGCGAGAATCGTCGTTCGCATAAGTGGTATCGCATGTTTAACGAGCTGCCGGTGCTGGGGATGTTGGCGGCGGTGGCATTGGTCGTGATCAAGCCGTTTTAA
- a CDS encoding glutamate-5-semialdehyde dehydrogenase, which translates to MDIDQYMTDLGRRARHASRAMARASTAAKNAALDAVARAIERDAAQLKDANARDLARARDKGHDAAFIDRLTLSDKALKTMVEGLRQVAALADPIGEISNLKYRPSGIQVGQMRVPLGVIGIIYESRPNVTIDAAALCLKSGNAAILRGGSEALECNTALAKLIGEGLEAAGLPQDAVQVVATSDRAAVGKLITMTDYVDVIVPRGGKSLIARLMEEARVPMIKHLDGICHVYVDDRADLTKALTVCDNAKTHRYGTCNTMETLLVARGIAHEVLPPLGKLYRGKEVELRVDPAARAVLAEAGIGPLVDATEEDWRTEYLAPVLAIKVVDGLDAAIEHINEYSSHHTDAIVTEDHDRAMRFLREVDSASVMVNASTRFADGFEFGLGAEIGISNDKLHARGPVGLEGLTSLKYVVLGHGEGRQ; encoded by the coding sequence ATGGATATCGACCAGTACATGACCGACCTCGGCCGCCGCGCCCGTCACGCTTCGCGTGCGATGGCGCGGGCGTCGACGGCGGCGAAGAATGCCGCGCTCGATGCGGTAGCCCGCGCCATCGAGCGCGATGCTGCGCAGTTGAAGGACGCCAACGCGCGCGACCTGGCCCGGGCTCGCGATAAAGGGCATGACGCGGCGTTCATCGACCGTCTGACGCTATCGGACAAGGCTTTGAAAACGATGGTTGAAGGCTTGCGCCAGGTCGCGGCGCTGGCCGATCCGATCGGTGAGATCAGCAATCTGAAATACCGTCCCAGTGGCATCCAGGTTGGGCAGATGCGCGTACCGCTCGGTGTGATTGGGATCATCTATGAATCGCGTCCGAACGTGACCATCGACGCTGCCGCGCTGTGCCTGAAGTCCGGTAATGCGGCAATTTTGCGTGGCGGGTCGGAAGCGCTTGAATGCAATACCGCGCTGGCGAAGCTGATCGGCGAGGGGTTGGAAGCCGCCGGTTTGCCGCAGGACGCGGTGCAGGTGGTGGCCACGTCGGATCGTGCGGCGGTCGGCAAGCTGATCACGATGACGGACTACGTTGATGTGATCGTACCGCGGGGTGGCAAGAGCCTGATTGCGCGCTTGATGGAAGAGGCGCGCGTGCCGATGATCAAGCACCTCGACGGTATCTGCCACGTGTACGTTGACGACCGTGCCGATCTGACGAAGGCGTTGACGGTCTGCGACAACGCCAAGACTCACCGCTACGGCACGTGCAACACGATGGAAACGCTGCTGGTGGCGCGCGGTATTGCGCACGAAGTATTGCCGCCGCTGGGCAAACTGTATCGCGGCAAGGAAGTCGAGTTGCGGGTGGACCCCGCGGCGCGTGCCGTGCTGGCGGAAGCTGGCATTGGCCCGCTCGTCGACGCAACCGAGGAAGACTGGCGCACCGAATACCTCGCGCCGGTGCTGGCGATCAAGGTAGTCGACGGCCTTGATGCGGCCATCGAGCACATCAACGAATACAGCTCCCATCACACCGATGCGATCGTCACCGAAGACCACGACCGCGCGATGCGCTTCCTGCGCGAAGTGGATTCGGCAAGTGTGATGGTCAACGCCTCGACGCGTTTTGCGGATGGCTTCGAGTTCGGTCTTGGCGCGGAAATCGGCATTTCGAACGACAAGCTGCATGCGCGCGGGCCGGTAGGGCTGGAAGGGCTGACGTCCCTGAAGTATGTGGTGCTGGGGCACGGCGAAGGCCGTCAGTGA
- the holA gene encoding DNA polymerase III subunit delta — protein sequence MQLRLDALEAHLAKGLAGLYVVYGDEHLLAQEAGDRIRAAARAAGYTDRSVFTVERGFDWSSLLGASQSMSLFGDKQLVELRIPSGKPGKDGGDALKALAAAVNPDVLTMITLPRLDSATQKAAWFTALSEAGVALKIDPVERAQLPNWVGQRLSQQGQRVAAGEEGRRALAFIAERVEGNLLAAHQEIQKLGLLYPAGVLSFEQVQDAVLNVARYDVFKLNEAMLAGDVGRLSRMLDGLRGEGEAAVLVLWAVVEEVRTLLRIKRGVAAGKPLAMLTRENRVWGPRERLIGPALSRVTEAALEKGLALAAKLDRQVKGLSGGTPGNHRNDPPPDPWDGLFELAMTVASPVTPATASSPRRPGPAVTARRPA from the coding sequence ATGCAACTACGACTTGACGCGCTCGAAGCGCACCTCGCGAAGGGACTCGCCGGCCTGTACGTCGTGTACGGCGACGAGCACCTGCTCGCGCAGGAAGCGGGCGACCGCATCCGCGCGGCGGCGCGTGCGGCCGGCTATACCGATCGCTCGGTGTTCACGGTCGAGCGTGGCTTCGACTGGAGCTCGCTGCTGGGCGCGAGCCAGTCGATGTCGCTGTTCGGCGACAAGCAACTGGTCGAACTGCGGATCCCATCGGGCAAGCCCGGGAAGGATGGCGGCGATGCGTTGAAAGCGCTCGCTGCCGCGGTCAACCCCGACGTTCTGACGATGATCACGTTGCCGCGTCTCGATTCGGCGACGCAAAAGGCCGCGTGGTTCACGGCGCTGTCAGAGGCTGGCGTTGCCCTGAAAATCGATCCGGTCGAGCGCGCGCAATTGCCGAACTGGGTGGGTCAACGGCTCTCGCAACAGGGGCAGCGTGTGGCCGCCGGTGAGGAAGGGCGGCGTGCGCTGGCGTTCATCGCGGAGCGGGTGGAAGGCAACCTGCTGGCGGCGCATCAGGAGATCCAGAAGCTCGGGTTGTTGTATCCGGCCGGGGTGTTGAGCTTCGAGCAGGTTCAGGACGCCGTGCTCAACGTGGCCCGCTACGACGTGTTCAAGCTGAACGAGGCGATGCTGGCGGGGGATGTGGGCCGGCTTTCGCGCATGCTCGACGGCTTGCGCGGCGAGGGCGAGGCCGCGGTGCTGGTGCTGTGGGCCGTGGTTGAAGAAGTCCGCACGTTGTTGCGGATCAAGCGCGGGGTTGCGGCGGGCAAGCCGCTTGCGATGCTCACGCGCGAGAACCGCGTGTGGGGGCCGCGTGAGCGGTTGATCGGACCGGCGCTCTCGCGTGTGACCGAAGCGGCGCTGGAGAAAGGGCTCGCACTTGCTGCGAAGCTTGACCGGCAGGTCAAGGGACTTTCCGGCGGCACGCCCGGGAATCACCGTAACGATCCGCCGCCTGATCCATGGGATGGGCTTTTCGAACTGGCGATGACAGTGGCTTCGCCAGTGACGCCAGCGACAGCCTCATCGCCACGCAGGCCGGGGCCAGCCGTTACAGCGCGCAGGCCAGCCTGA
- the lptE gene encoding LPS assembly lipoprotein LptE has protein sequence MTRRTFLTLACGVMVLSACGFQLRGQQDYPFKRLAVTGAPPAFIGRFSRMVQGGSDTVVVASAANADAILRVTESSGTSVLTMNSLGVVEEYQLNYTLYYSLVGADGTQLIPQSTIALNRAMTYSDEYSQAKASESVLLMTDMQNDAVDQLVRRLGVVHSLHPEPGQGVPPISPRAPLPPPPL, from the coding sequence GTGACTCGCAGAACGTTTTTGACGCTGGCGTGCGGGGTCATGGTGTTGTCCGCCTGTGGTTTCCAGCTGCGCGGTCAGCAGGACTATCCGTTCAAACGCCTCGCTGTGACGGGTGCGCCGCCTGCCTTCATCGGGCGCTTTAGCCGGATGGTGCAGGGCGGCAGCGATACGGTGGTGGTCGCTTCGGCCGCCAATGCCGATGCCATTCTGCGGGTAACCGAAAGCAGCGGTACAAGCGTGCTGACGATGAACTCGCTCGGTGTCGTCGAGGAGTATCAGTTGAACTACACGCTGTACTACTCGCTCGTCGGCGCGGACGGAACGCAACTGATTCCCCAGAGCACCATTGCGCTGAACCGGGCGATGACCTATAGCGATGAGTACTCGCAGGCAAAGGCCTCGGAGTCCGTGCTTCTGATGACGGATATGCAAAACGACGCAGTCGACCAGTTGGTACGCCGCCTCGGCGTGGTGCACTCGCTGCACCCCGAGCCGGGCCAGGGTGTGCCACCTATTTCGCCGCGCGCGCCGCTGCCGCCGCCGCCGCTTTGA
- the leuS gene encoding leucine--tRNA ligase, giving the protein MHEKYVPSDVESAAQGQWRAVDAYKTTETTDKPKFYCVSMLPYPSGKLHMGHVRNYTINDVMYRYLRMNGYNVLMPMGWDAFGMPAENAAMANNVPPAKWTYDNIAYMKKQMQSMGLAIDWSREVATCSPDYYKWNQWLFLKMLEKGIAYKKTGTVNWDPVDQTVLANEQVIDGRGWRSGALVEKREIPMYYMRITQYADELLNDLEGLGWPERVKVMQQNWIGKSFGVNFGFPYEIDGEQKVLRVFTTRADTIMGVTFCAVAAEHPLATRLAEDKPELQAFIEECKRGGVAEADVATMEKKGMGTGFYVTHPLTQEQVEVWIGNYVLMSYGEGAVMGVPSHDERDFAFAKKYDLPIRQVVALEGKEYSTDAWQEWYGDKNGTLVNSGKYDGMAYTQAVDAIASDLKELGLGDKQVTYRLRDWGVSRQRYWGTPIPIIYCDTCGDVPVPEQDLPVVLPEDLVPDGTGNPLAKSEAFVNCTCPKCGAPAKRETDTMDTFVDSSWYFYRYAAPDAKTMVDARTDYWMPMDQYIGGIEHAILHLLYSRFWAKVSRDLGIVKFGEPAKNLLTQGMVLNETYYRENEAGKKTWYNPLDVTVTHDDKGRPIGATSIADGQPVVLGGVEKMSKSKNNGVDPQVLIDQYGADTARLFVMFAAPPEQQLEWSGAGVEGASRFLRRVWGFGHANEAALRERGSFDAAQLAETDKVLRREIYSVLKQADFDYQRLQYNTVVSAAMKMLNALDSAKGAQPAVLRECYGVLLRVLYPVVPHATFQLWQELGYADEFGTLLDAAWPKVDEKALEQAEIELVLQVNGKVRGAVKVAKDAPRDAIEQAALAHEMFARFAEGNAPKKIIVVPGRLVNIVV; this is encoded by the coding sequence ATGCACGAAAAATACGTTCCCTCCGACGTCGAATCCGCCGCGCAAGGGCAATGGCGCGCCGTCGACGCCTATAAGACAACGGAAACCACCGACAAGCCCAAGTTCTACTGCGTCTCGATGCTGCCGTATCCGTCGGGCAAGCTGCACATGGGCCACGTGCGCAACTACACGATCAACGACGTGATGTACCGCTATCTGCGGATGAACGGCTACAACGTGCTGATGCCGATGGGTTGGGACGCGTTCGGCATGCCGGCGGAAAACGCCGCGATGGCCAACAACGTGCCGCCGGCCAAGTGGACGTACGACAACATCGCGTACATGAAGAAGCAGATGCAGTCGATGGGTCTCGCGATCGACTGGTCGCGCGAAGTCGCCACCTGCAGCCCGGACTACTACAAGTGGAACCAGTGGCTGTTCCTGAAGATGCTGGAAAAGGGCATCGCGTACAAGAAGACCGGCACCGTGAACTGGGACCCGGTCGACCAGACCGTGCTCGCCAACGAGCAGGTGATAGACGGGCGCGGCTGGCGCTCGGGCGCGCTGGTGGAAAAGCGCGAGATCCCGATGTACTACATGCGCATCACCCAGTACGCCGACGAACTGCTGAACGACCTCGAAGGCCTCGGCTGGCCCGAGCGCGTCAAGGTCATGCAGCAGAACTGGATCGGCAAGAGCTTCGGTGTGAACTTCGGCTTCCCGTACGAGATCGACGGCGAGCAGAAGGTGCTGCGCGTGTTCACCACGCGCGCCGACACGATCATGGGCGTGACCTTCTGCGCCGTGGCCGCCGAGCATCCGCTCGCCACGCGCCTCGCCGAGGACAAGCCGGAACTGCAGGCCTTCATCGAAGAATGCAAGCGCGGCGGTGTCGCCGAGGCTGATGTCGCCACGATGGAAAAGAAGGGCATGGGCACGGGTTTCTACGTCACGCATCCGTTGACGCAGGAGCAGGTCGAAGTGTGGATCGGCAACTACGTGCTGATGAGCTACGGGGAAGGCGCGGTGATGGGCGTGCCTTCGCACGACGAGCGCGATTTCGCGTTTGCGAAGAAATACGATCTGCCGATCAGGCAGGTGGTGGCGCTCGAAGGCAAGGAATACTCGACCGACGCCTGGCAGGAATGGTACGGCGACAAGAACGGCACGCTGGTCAACAGCGGCAAGTACGACGGCATGGCCTACACGCAGGCCGTCGACGCGATCGCCAGCGACCTCAAGGAACTCGGCCTCGGCGACAAGCAGGTCACCTACCGTCTGCGCGACTGGGGTGTCTCGCGCCAGCGTTACTGGGGCACGCCGATCCCGATCATCTACTGCGACACCTGCGGCGACGTGCCGGTGCCGGAGCAGGATTTGCCGGTGGTGCTGCCGGAAGATCTCGTACCGGACGGTACGGGCAACCCGCTCGCGAAGTCCGAAGCGTTCGTGAACTGCACCTGCCCGAAGTGCGGCGCGCCTGCGAAGCGCGAAACCGACACGATGGACACGTTCGTCGATTCGTCGTGGTACTTCTACCGCTATGCCGCGCCGGATGCGAAGACCATGGTCGACGCACGCACCGACTACTGGATGCCGATGGACCAGTACATCGGCGGCATCGAACACGCCATCCTGCACTTGTTGTATTCGCGCTTCTGGGCGAAGGTCTCGCGCGATCTGGGCATCGTCAAGTTCGGCGAGCCGGCCAAGAACCTGCTCACGCAGGGCATGGTGCTCAACGAAACCTACTACCGCGAAAACGAAGCGGGCAAGAAGACCTGGTACAACCCGCTCGACGTCACCGTCACGCACGACGACAAGGGCCGCCCGATCGGCGCCACCTCGATTGCCGACGGTCAGCCGGTGGTGCTGGGCGGCGTCGAGAAGATGTCGAAGTCGAAGAACAACGGCGTCGATCCGCAGGTGCTGATCGACCAGTACGGCGCCGACACCGCGCGTCTCTTCGTGATGTTCGCCGCGCCGCCTGAGCAGCAGCTCGAATGGTCGGGCGCCGGCGTGGAAGGCGCGAGCCGCTTCCTGCGTCGCGTGTGGGGCTTCGGTCATGCGAACGAAGCGGCATTGCGCGAACGCGGTTCGTTCGACGCCGCGCAACTCGCCGAAACGGACAAGGTGCTGCGCCGCGAGATCTACAGCGTGCTGAAGCAGGCCGATTTCGACTACCAGCGTCTGCAGTACAACACGGTGGTGTCGGCGGCAATGAAGATGCTCAACGCGCTCGACAGCGCCAAGGGCGCCCAGCCGGCGGTGCTGCGGGAATGCTACGGCGTGCTGCTGCGCGTGCTGTACCCGGTGGTGCCGCATGCGACGTTTCAACTGTGGCAAGAACTCGGCTATGCCGATGAGTTCGGCACGCTGCTCGACGCAGCCTGGCCGAAGGTCGACGAGAAGGCGCTGGAGCAGGCCGAGATCGAACTGGTGCTGCAGGTGAACGGCAAGGTGCGCGGCGCGGTGAAGGTTGCCAAGGACGCCCCGCGTGACGCGATCGAGCAGGCCGCGCTCGCGCATGAGATGTTCGCCAGGTTCGCTGAAGGCAACGCGCCGAAGAAGATCATCGTCGTGCCGGGACGTCTCGTGAACATCGTCGTTTGA
- a CDS encoding ExbD/TolR family protein: protein MAFGGLEKRQTAAPMAEINMTPLIDVMLVLLVIFIITAPLFTHAIRLDLPKVAAAPARQTPQTISLSIDAAGKIYWNGTVLTLEQMRARFVEAGKAAEQPEIQLRAERSTRYEVIAQVMGAAQQAGLERLGFVTDPPPPVTSH from the coding sequence ATGGCATTCGGCGGACTCGAAAAACGGCAAACCGCGGCGCCGATGGCGGAGATCAACATGACGCCGTTGATCGACGTGATGCTGGTGCTGCTTGTGATTTTTATCATTACGGCGCCTTTATTCACGCACGCCATCCGGCTCGACTTGCCGAAAGTCGCCGCTGCGCCGGCGCGCCAGACGCCGCAGACCATTTCGCTGTCCATCGACGCCGCGGGCAAGATCTACTGGAACGGCACCGTCCTGACCCTCGAGCAGATGCGCGCGCGCTTCGTGGAGGCGGGCAAAGCGGCGGAGCAGCCGGAGATCCAGCTACGCGCCGAGCGTTCGACGCGCTATGAGGTCATCGCCCAGGTGATGGGCGCCGCCCAGCAGGCCGGGCTCGAGCGACTCGGCTTCGTGACGGATCCGCCGCCGCCCGTGACGAGCCATTAG
- a CDS encoding MotA/TolQ/ExbB proton channel family protein, producing MAGTGILHYLQSSDTITHAVAYVLLAMSVASWCFLIVKGWMLGRAKRQAARAIAQFWQAPTLSEGVAALRRADSERVFTPLAEAALHATEVDIPGALLARVERSERVLRALRQALTASQRRLEFGQVLLASVGSTAPFVGLLGTVWGIYHALGSIAASGQAMIENVAGPVGEALIMTAFGLVVAIPAVLAYNVLGRMVRQLSEELDGFAHDLHAYVCAPAPVAPQVKSAQPSSA from the coding sequence ATGGCAGGCACCGGCATTCTTCACTACCTGCAATCCAGCGATACGATCACGCATGCCGTAGCCTACGTGCTGCTGGCTATGTCGGTGGCGAGCTGGTGCTTCCTGATCGTCAAGGGCTGGATGCTGGGCCGTGCGAAGCGTCAGGCGGCACGCGCGATTGCCCAGTTCTGGCAAGCGCCCACGCTCTCGGAAGGCGTCGCCGCGTTGCGGCGCGCGGACAGCGAGCGGGTCTTCACACCGCTTGCCGAAGCCGCGCTGCACGCCACGGAAGTGGATATCCCAGGCGCCTTGCTCGCGCGCGTCGAACGTAGCGAGCGCGTGCTGCGGGCCCTGCGCCAGGCGCTCACCGCCTCGCAACGGCGGCTTGAATTTGGCCAGGTGTTGCTCGCCTCAGTGGGCAGCACGGCGCCGTTTGTCGGTCTGCTGGGTACCGTCTGGGGCATCTATCATGCGCTCGGCAGCATTGCCGCGAGCGGGCAGGCGATGATCGAAAACGTCGCCGGTCCGGTCGGCGAGGCGCTGATCATGACGGCCTTCGGCCTCGTGGTGGCGATCCCCGCGGTGCTCGCTTATAACGTGCTTGGCCGCATGGTGCGGCAGTTGTCCGAGGAACTGGACGGCTTCGCGCACGATCTGCACGCCTACGTCTGCGCGCCCGCCCCGGTGGCGCCGCAGGTGAAATCAGCCCAGCCCAGTTCAGCCTAA
- the dapB gene encoding 4-hydroxy-tetrahydrodipicolinate reductase, protein MNIAIAGASGRMGRMLIETVLNDSGVKLSGALVRPGSSQLGQDAGAFLGKQTGVLLTDDIEQVFAQSDYLIDFTRPAGTLVHLEAALRHNVKLVIGTTGFDNEQKAQLRAAGEKIGVVFAANMSVGVNVTLKLLEYAARHFATGYDIEIIEAHHRHKVDAPSGTALAMGEAIAGALGRNLDDCAVYGREGVTGERDPSTIGFAAIRGGDIVGDHTVLFAGIGERIEITHKSASRLSYAQGALRAVHFLEGHANGFFDMQDVLGLR, encoded by the coding sequence ATGAACATTGCTATTGCCGGTGCATCGGGCCGTATGGGCCGAATGCTGATCGAAACCGTCCTGAACGATTCTGGCGTCAAACTTTCCGGCGCGCTCGTGCGCCCCGGTTCGTCGCAGCTCGGCCAGGATGCCGGGGCGTTCCTCGGCAAGCAAACCGGTGTGCTGCTCACCGACGACATCGAGCAGGTGTTTGCCCAGTCCGACTACCTGATCGACTTCACGCGTCCGGCCGGCACGCTGGTGCATCTCGAAGCGGCGCTGCGCCACAACGTCAAGCTGGTGATCGGCACCACGGGTTTCGATAACGAGCAGAAGGCGCAACTGCGCGCGGCTGGCGAAAAGATCGGCGTCGTGTTCGCGGCCAACATGAGCGTGGGTGTCAACGTCACGCTCAAGCTGCTCGAATACGCGGCACGCCATTTCGCCACCGGTTACGACATCGAGATCATCGAGGCGCATCATCGTCACAAGGTGGACGCGCCGTCCGGCACCGCGCTCGCCATGGGCGAAGCGATCGCCGGTGCGCTCGGCCGCAATCTCGACGACTGCGCGGTCTATGGCCGCGAGGGCGTCACCGGCGAGCGCGATCCGTCCACCATCGGCTTTGCGGCGATTCGCGGCGGCGACATCGTCGGCGACCATACGGTGCTGTTCGCAGGCATCGGCGAGCGCATCGAGATCACGCACAAATCGGCGAGCCGGCTGTCTTATGCACAGGGCGCGCTGCGCGCCGTGCATTTCCTCGAAGGCCACGCAAACGGCTTTTTCGACATGCAGGACGTGCTCGGCCTGCGCTGA